A single region of the Salmo salar chromosome ssa16, Ssal_v3.1, whole genome shotgun sequence genome encodes:
- the LOC106573823 gene encoding caytaxin isoform X2 has protein sequence MESSCGLTDDKASPPNSLNVSASGGGGGGVVSTHRKRRTLVAPDINLSLDHSEGSLLSDDFLDTPDDLDINVDDIDTPDDNDSLEFITNGNELEWEDDTPVAIAKAEPGDGEEEDCADGTGGNGRLWRTVIIGEQEHRIDMQVIRPYLRVITHGGYYGEGLNAIIVFSACYLPDSCCADYHYIMENLFLYVVSSLEMLVAEDYLIIYMNGATPRGKMPGIGWLKKCYQMIDRRLRKNLKSLVIAHPTWFIRTVLAISRPFISVKFMNKIQYVHSLDELAEIVPMEHVQVPECVMQFEEERIKARRERMEQEQRQQEQQHQQQANPQESSSAKAERPKSMIAEQGI, from the exons ATGGAGTCTTCCTGTGGTCTCACCGATGACAAAGCCT CTCCCCCCAACTCTTTGAATGTTAGTGCAAGTGGAGGTGGCGGAGGTGGAGTAGTGTCCACCCATCGCAAGCGCCGTACATTAGTGGCCCCGGATATCAACCTGTCCCTGGACCACAGCGAGGGTTCCCTGCTGTCTGACGACTTCCTGGATACGCCCGACGACCTGGACATCAACGTCGACGACATCGACACCCCTGACGACAACGACTCTCTGGAGTTTATCACCAATGGCAATGAGCTGGAGTGGGAAG ATGATACGCCGGTGGCCATCGCCAAAGCGGAGCCTGGTGACGGAGAGGAGGAAGACTGTGCTGATGGGACGGGGGGTAACGGGCGCCTGTGGAGGACCGTGATCATCGGGGAGCAGGAGCACCGTATTGACATGCAGGTCATCAGGCCGTATCTCCGCGTCATCACCCATGGGG GTTACTATGGTGAGGGTCTGAATGCCATCATAGTGTTCTCAGCCTGCTACCTGCCCGACAGCTGCTGTGCAGATTACCACTACATCATGGAGAACCTCTTCCT GTATGTGGTTAGCAGTCTAGAAATGCTGGTGGCTGAGGACTATTTGATCATCTACATGAATGGAGCCACACCGCGGGGCAAGATGCCGGGCATAGGATGGCTAAAGAAATGCTATCAGATGATTGATAGGAG GCTCAGGAAGAACCTGAAGTCTCTGGTCATTGCCCACCCCACCTGGTTCATCCGCACTGTGCTGGCCATATCCAGGCCCTTTATCAG TGTGAAGTTTATGAATAAGATCCAGTATGTACACAGTCTGGATGAGCTGGCAGAGATAGTCCCCATGGAACATGTGCAGGTCCCAGAATGTGTAATGCA aTTTGAGGAGGAGAGGATCAAGGCTCGGAGAGAAAG GATGGAGCAGGAACAGCGGCAGCAGGAGCAGCAACATCAGCaacaggcaaacccacaggagTCTTCttcagccaaggcagagag GCCCAAGTCAATGATCGCAGAGCAAGGAATCTGA
- the LOC106573823 gene encoding caytaxin isoform X1, whose translation MPLSSPPWNEATVRMDNMEYKDEWQDDDFPRPLPEDGDMESSCGLTDDKASPPNSLNVSASGGGGGGVVSTHRKRRTLVAPDINLSLDHSEGSLLSDDFLDTPDDLDINVDDIDTPDDNDSLEFITNGNELEWEDDTPVAIAKAEPGDGEEEDCADGTGGNGRLWRTVIIGEQEHRIDMQVIRPYLRVITHGGYYGEGLNAIIVFSACYLPDSCCADYHYIMENLFLYVVSSLEMLVAEDYLIIYMNGATPRGKMPGIGWLKKCYQMIDRRLRKNLKSLVIAHPTWFIRTVLAISRPFISVKFMNKIQYVHSLDELAEIVPMEHVQVPECVMQFEEERIKARRERMEQEQRQQEQQHQQQANPQESSSAKAERPKSMIAEQGI comes from the exons AT gcccctctcctcccctccatggAATGAGGCGACTGTAAGAATGGATAACATGGAGTATAAAGACGAGTGGCAGGATGATGACTTTCCCAG accaCTTCCTGAGGACGGTGACATGGAGTCTTCCTGTGGTCTCACCGATGACAAAGCCT CTCCCCCCAACTCTTTGAATGTTAGTGCAAGTGGAGGTGGCGGAGGTGGAGTAGTGTCCACCCATCGCAAGCGCCGTACATTAGTGGCCCCGGATATCAACCTGTCCCTGGACCACAGCGAGGGTTCCCTGCTGTCTGACGACTTCCTGGATACGCCCGACGACCTGGACATCAACGTCGACGACATCGACACCCCTGACGACAACGACTCTCTGGAGTTTATCACCAATGGCAATGAGCTGGAGTGGGAAG ATGATACGCCGGTGGCCATCGCCAAAGCGGAGCCTGGTGACGGAGAGGAGGAAGACTGTGCTGATGGGACGGGGGGTAACGGGCGCCTGTGGAGGACCGTGATCATCGGGGAGCAGGAGCACCGTATTGACATGCAGGTCATCAGGCCGTATCTCCGCGTCATCACCCATGGGG GTTACTATGGTGAGGGTCTGAATGCCATCATAGTGTTCTCAGCCTGCTACCTGCCCGACAGCTGCTGTGCAGATTACCACTACATCATGGAGAACCTCTTCCT GTATGTGGTTAGCAGTCTAGAAATGCTGGTGGCTGAGGACTATTTGATCATCTACATGAATGGAGCCACACCGCGGGGCAAGATGCCGGGCATAGGATGGCTAAAGAAATGCTATCAGATGATTGATAGGAG GCTCAGGAAGAACCTGAAGTCTCTGGTCATTGCCCACCCCACCTGGTTCATCCGCACTGTGCTGGCCATATCCAGGCCCTTTATCAG TGTGAAGTTTATGAATAAGATCCAGTATGTACACAGTCTGGATGAGCTGGCAGAGATAGTCCCCATGGAACATGTGCAGGTCCCAGAATGTGTAATGCA aTTTGAGGAGGAGAGGATCAAGGCTCGGAGAGAAAG GATGGAGCAGGAACAGCGGCAGCAGGAGCAGCAACATCAGCaacaggcaaacccacaggagTCTTCttcagccaaggcagagag GCCCAAGTCAATGATCGCAGAGCAAGGAATCTGA